From Dermatophagoides farinae isolate YC_2012a chromosome 10, ASM2471394v1, whole genome shotgun sequence, a single genomic window includes:
- the LOC124500239 gene encoding poly(A) RNA polymerase GLD2 has product MSSNILIDHQDAAIISSKIAQISSPKMSNTLQKLTNQLQAIGLKQHDEQATSSSDNAGAQTTGSSKKRRSRQSNRSRSRSRSNSFNISSPSTDGNHHQRQQLNQERSDSLVRQKNVRFSLSNSTLSLPSTVSNSATIQRIFTNTGFNNRLRHRSNSESHLSSNDSVVVNMPQRNHRQQQRSMMNTKPGTSNDFVSREIMDYYQRNRQSSDKYKAKQILRESLENTFKQSFPDYFINLHIIGSSTNGIGDNASTVDICVMAHKKSILPVHSEQVPVPNSKNEKKPTEKSPKKPVEQVDEKIVHAAADSNTDGGDDTNENDNDDSGNVIGNEDLALKHIEKILQSKNFAQNIVLIPARVPIIKFKDNICNMNVTLNLNQEVSIRNTQLIRDYSKMDWRFPQLAMIIKEWARENRINSAVEKSISPYSWTLMVIHYLQAVEPPVLPCLQKMSPQRYDIDINMDDERNVWRQAPVKWQSKNNNSLKQLMKGFFRYFGYVYRYDQHIISIREGKVLNRIYHRSSNGVGTDENAVIQWNSLMCVEEPFNRSNTTRCVKDYATFERVKELLRMSSNALKGNRISLFNIIVDDMDFPNKY; this is encoded by the exons atgtcttcaaatattttgattgatcatcaagaCGCTGCTATAATATCAAGCAAAATTGCTCAAATTTCTAGTCCGAAAATGTCTAATACGTTGCAGAAATTGACCAACCAATTGCAAGCGATTGGTCTGAAACAACATGATGAACAAGCAACTTCCTCATCTGATAATGCCGGTGCACAAACCACAGGATCATCCAAGAAACGTCGTTCACGTCAATCGAATCGTTCGCGTTCTCGATCACGATCCAATAGTTTCAATATTTCTTCACCCTCTACCGatggcaatcatcatcaacgccAACAACTAAATCAGGAAAGAAGTGATTCGCTTGTACGACAGAAAAATGTTCGATTTTCGTTGAGTAATTCAACTTTGTCACTGCCATCGACCGTATCGAATTCGGCTACAATTCAACGAATCTTCACCAATACTGGCTTCAATAATCGATTGCGACATCGTTCGAATAGTGAAtctcatttatcatcaaatgatagTGTGGTTGTCAATATGCCACAGCGTAaccatcgacaacaacaacgtagTATGATGAATACGAAACCTGGAACgtcaaatgattttgtttcacgAGAAATAATGGATTACTATCAACGTAATCGTCAATCAAGTGATAAATATAAAGCCAAACAAATTCTGCGAGAAAGTCTTGAGAATACTTTTAAACAAAGTTTTCCAGATTatt tCATCAATTTGCATATAATTGGCTCAAGTACAAATGGAATTGGTGATAATGCTTCAACAGTTGATATCTGTGTTATGGCTCATAAAAAATCCATATTGCCCGTGCATTCGGAACAAGTTCCAGTGCCGAATagcaaaaacgaaaagaaaccGACAGaaaaatcaccaaaaaaaccAGTTGAACaagttgatgaaaaaattgttcatgctgctgctgattcAAATAccgatggtggtgatgacaccaatgaaaatgacaatgatgatagtggCAATGTGATTGGAAATGAAGATTTGGCCTTGAAACATATCGAGAAGATTCTTCAGAGTAAAAATTTCGCACAAAACATTGTATTGATACCGGCAAGAGTACCGAttataaaattcaaagatAACATCTGCAACATGAATGTGACATTGAATCTGAATCAGGAGGTATCGATTCGTAATACACAGCTGATTCGTGATTATTCCAAAATGGACTGGCGTTTCCCACAATTGGCAATGATCATTAAGGAATGGGCACGTGAAAATCGTATCAACAGTGCTGTTGAGAAAAGTATCTCACCATACAGTTGGACATTGATGGTCATCCATTATCTTCAGGCTGTTGAACCGCCAGTATTGCCTTGTTTGCAGAAAATGTCGCCACAACGTTATGATATCGATATCAATATGGACGATGAACGTAATGTATGGCGACAGGCGCCAGTCAAATGGCAatccaaaaacaataactcattgaaacaattgatgaaAGGATTTTTCCGTTATTTTGGCTATGTTTATCGTTATGATCAACACATCATATCGATTCGTGAAGGAAAAGTATTGAATCGTATCTATCATCGATCATCGAATGGTGTCGGTACCGATGAAAATGCCGTCATTCAATGGAATTCTCTAATGTGCGTGGAAGAACCGTTCAACCGATCAAATACGACACGTTGTGTGAAAGATTATGCAACATTCGAACGTGTCAAAGAGCTACTTCGAATGTCTTCGAATGCATTGAAAGGCAATCGTATTTCGTTGTTCAACATCATTGTCGATGACATGGATTTTCCAAACAAATATTAA